Proteins from one Telopea speciosissima isolate NSW1024214 ecotype Mountain lineage chromosome 1, Tspe_v1, whole genome shotgun sequence genomic window:
- the LOC122648688 gene encoding uncharacterized protein LOC122648688 — protein sequence MFESCIVSYLSHCLVNNQCSVRSNSRLGILQKAAAANPTSLLCRSVIHSTHHRRPPSHLRLPVFRFSSISLQSDDTAVATTVPSPSPLTLSVAFPLSLHLTDLNLTHRHIFILNVIACVVAVSASWLFFSAIPTLLAFKRAAESLEKLLDVTREELPDTMAAVRLSGMEISDLTMELSDLGQEITQGVKSSTRAVRLAEDRLRRMTTMSPTALVQEQTNQRTQRMEPVLARTARGLREGIVKGRSLFQIILSLTRFSRLALNYFGARGQKR from the exons ATGTTTG AGAGTTGCATCGTGTCATATCTCTCGCATTGTCTCGTCAACAACCAATGTTCGGTGCGATCAAATTCCAGGCTTGGGATCCTGCAAAAAGCAGCAGCAGCGAACCCAACGTCCCTCTTATGTCGGAGCGTCATCCACAGCACTCACCACCGTCGTCCTCCGTCGCATCTCCGCCTCCCTGTGTTTCGCTTCTCGTCCATTTCTCTCCAGTCCGATGATACTGCTGTTGCTACAACTGTCCCCTCACCTTCTCCTCTCACTTTGTCAGTCGCTTTTCCGCTTTCGCTCCATCTCACCGACTTGAACCTCACCCATCGACACATCTTCATCTTAAATGTCATCGCCTGCGTG gTAGCTGTTTCTGCATCTTGGCTCTTTTTTTCTGCAATCCCGACTCTTTTG GCTTTCAAGAGAGCTGCCGAATCACTAGAGAAGCTATTGGATGTCACGAGGGAGGAGCTTCCCGATACTATGGCTGCCGTCCGGTTATCCGGCATGGAGATCAGTGACCTTACCATGGAGCTCAGTGATCTCGG ACAGGAGATAACTCAAGGTGTTAAAAGCTCCACTCGAGCTGTTCGCTTGGCTGAGGACAGGTTGCGTCGCATGACGACCATGAGTCCAACAG CATTGGTGCAGGAGCAGACCAATCAAAGAACCCAGAGGATGGAACCAGTGTTAGCTAGAACTGCTAGGGGGCTTCGAGAGGGTATTGTGAAGGGGCGTTCTCTCTTCCAAATTATCCTTAGCTTAACCCGATTCTCTAGGTTGGCTCTTAACTATTTTGGTGCTCGAGGACAGAAGCGGTGA